The segment GTAATCTGTAAGAAAGCTACTAAGGAGGATCACAAACCACACTGATTTGTATATATACACTGTACATGTCTATGTATATCTGTATTGTTGCACAGCAGTACATTACATTTATGTAGTAACAGTATGTGCTGTATATTAGCAAAAGCTTCCTTATTATCTTCCAAAACTGCTAGACTTCAGCATGAGTGAGAATTAATGGAAGTGAATATATCAGGACAACATGACAATACAACCTGTGCTGCTTGTTGCCATATGGTACAATGCCAAGTTTTTATAGTCGTAATTAAAGTATCAAGCAAGGCATATGTTAACATTCTTCATCTCGTTCTGTAGGTTGACATGAGCAAGGTAAACCTGGAAGTAATCAAGCCATGGATAACAAAGAGAGTAACAGAAATCCTTGGATTTGAAGATGATGTAGTAATTGAATTTATATTCAATCAGTTGGAAGTGAAGGTAATAATTTTGCTGTGGTTGGTTCTCCGTATACGTAATTGTATTGCATACTTCTGCATAAACTGAAATTTTTCTGTCAAAAAACCAGTTGAAATTAGGAGGGATTTTGTTGCAATGCATATTGTGAATAATTCACTTTGTAAAACATGTGACCGTTTTAGTGAAGGTACATAGTATGCAAAACTGCTCAGGTGAAAAATCAGACTTACTGTGTTGATTTTGCTGTTACATGTTAAGCTACTTTGACAGCAATTTTCTAATGATGATGTGATTTATGATTTAAAAGGCCTGAACCAAAATGGAAGTTATTCCTTGCGTCTGAAGTATAGCACCATCACCTTATTAGGTCACAGCAGAGTGAGTGTCCAATGTCGCTCTGACCAACTCCCTTGATGATGCAGTGTGTGTTTGGAGGTGAGTTGTGTAAAGTGGCCGAACCAAAGACAGAAAGCATCCAACAGAAAGAAATTGGGCAAAGCTTTACACTGCTCTTTAAATTGTTTGGAATTAAATCACATTAAATATAAAGAATGAAGTGCAGTTCTAAATTGGTAAGAGGTGTTCAGTGGAGACCTACTCTATTTAGAATGATGTTCAGCTGGGATGGTGGGCTTAATATATGATTATAAAAGTACACTtcagtttagattagattagatttattggatttatatgccgcccctctccgtagacccggggcggctcacaacaatggtaaaaaacaatacatagttttgTTTAGAAAGCTTAAAGGTTCGAGCTGTTTTTCACTGAAATCAGTGGCAGGGCACCCTCTGATATCAGCAGAGCTGGACTGCACCACTGGAATACAGCTAAGTGATAGCAAGACATACTATACAGCATGAACTGCGTAAATGAACTTGCGTTCATGACAGCCTTTTACTTTGCACAGTCTGCCGCTGCATTCCAAGAGATTTGTTTCTCTGAACCATTGGCAAAATGTTCTTATTCTAATATTCTCTATGCTCAATCTTTCTTCCAAAGAATTCATCTTTGATTTGACTGAACAGTTGAAATTTCAACTGAGAAAGGTATTGATGTTTCCCTTAAAAAAATTACATGCTGTAATTTGAATGTAGGTTTTTATTTTAAGTATCCATATTTATAATCCCTTAATGTGCTTTAATAAGAATTCTGTTGGGGGAGCTGGCTTAGGGGAATCAGAAATTGTGGTAGGAAGTAGTTTACTAATTTGTATTACTAAAATAAAACCTAAGTGTGCAGTTTTAAACCCCCTTCATAGAAAGCATGATTTGAAGTttagaacttttttaaaaaacatttttttctttctgtggtTGTGTACTCATTATTGCTTGTTCGTCTTTTGCAATTTAGATAAATGGTATAACATTAAACTCAAGGTGATTGAGTTGCAGTAGGGAGTCGGAAGCAAGCCAAGGGAACATCTTTCTCTACAGGGGACTTGGCGATTCCAAACCCCCCCAAAGttccaagaagaaaaagaagacaccTGGAATCTGTACTTGCTTTTGTGCTGTTGAGCTGTGCTTGTTACATGGACCTTGTTGCTTTGACCAGCAACTTTAGAACGAAATTGCCCACCTGTATTGTGAACCACACTTGGCCTCTTAATCCTTTGTGGTCATCACATAATTGTCATTAAGAAAATGATGGCAGCTTTCATTCCATTAAATAGTTAGTGAAGGTTTAGTTCAGTTTACTGATGGAAGTAAGAAAATGCATGCATAAATTCTTTTTCAGTTTTCTTAGCAGGATTTCAGTGATATTGTAGATGATGATTCTGTAATGTTCAGTGTACAGCTTCAGTCCCTTGTACAAATAACTTAAAAGAATTTTTCAAGGATCGATACCAAAGAATGCTGGGGGAAAATGTTTAGAAAGTTAATTAGAAGAATCATACACCATCTATTATGATGCTGCTATGGCAAATTCATGGCCCTATGTTTCAGTGGCTGTACAGATCATACCTTATGAAATCCACAAAGGATTAACAGGCCATTTTGAATGTAATGGTAAGGCAAGAGAATGTTGGTTATTTGTTAGGACAGTTACTGAACAACTTTTAAgcaaagttttttgtttttttaagaaaacaaaaacctaataaAATGAGTGTAATACGCTCTTGTCCGTGGTAGAAgattaaatcaaaataaagaataTCTTGTCTGGGTTTGGTTTTTCAAATAACCTGTATTTCTTCCTGTCATATCTCTTTACAGAATCCTGATTCCAAAATGATGCAAATCAACTTGACTGGATTTTTGAATGGGAAAAACGCGAGAGAATTCATGGGAGAACTATGGCCGCTGCTGTTAAGTGCTCAAGAAAACATTGCTGGTATTCCATCTGCTTTTTTGGAgctgaagaaagaagaaataaaacaaagacAGGTAGGATTATGTTAAAGGAGGGTTATGGGTTTGAATTTAAGGCCAAATAATgattgatagaatagaatggctctggataaatatttgaaaaattagTATATGATCTGAAAAGCTGTAATAATTTGGTAAAAATGTAAGAGAACAAAGTGGATAGACACTACTTATTGAGCTGCAGTATCTTAGAATTTTTTGGTAACTAAACACTTGACTACTGAAAAGATTTCTTAAAAGATGTGAGCACTGGAAACATTTGAAGACCtgaacaattagtttttattGTATGCATAAAATCTATAAAAAAGATGATCTGATTTCCTGAACAGTGTTCATTTCTGCTGTGAAGAATTGGTTTTGCATAGTTTTTAGTCGTGAGTTTTTGAAACGAAGGTGATTAACTATTTCAACTGTATGATGatcattttttaattaaacattaCAAACTTTACCAAATGCATGAGATAGGGAAAAATTCCTTCTATTATTTGTCTTTAAACTTTTAGAGGCACTAataagatgttaaagagtacagcaAAATGCTGTTATTTATTTCTAGTTTACTGTCTTTGTGTTGTTTGCCACCCAGATATTTTATCTCTCCCTGTCTGTGTTAATTATTCCCACCAATTTTCTGACAGAGAAAATCAAAGGAATACATGTTCATGTATTTATTATGTTTCTGCTGGGATTGTAGCAGTATAAGAACTTTAATTTCAACAAGGATGTGTAATGTCTGGTAATCAAATATCTGCCCATTCCAGCTTCCTAAGCTGGGTTCTGTAGTAAATCACAAATCACAGGGTCATTACATGGATGATCGAAGAGGAGGGAATGCAGACTTTCTGAAGTTGTTGAATTTCAACACCCCAAAGCCTCACCCAGCAAGATCAGCCTAGAATGGATTCAGCTTTTTATGTGTGCCTTTTGATTAAAATTGGTATTTGCTGTTTCAGATTGAACAGGAAAAATTGGCTTCAATGAAGAAACAAGATGAAGACAAGGATAAACGAgacaaagaagataaagaaaacagagaaaagcGGGACCGTTCTCGGAGCCCCAGAAGGTGATATTTATTTGCATAAATTGCATTTTTTTGTGTGTCTTGAAGATGTCAGTAGAGCAATTATGCATGAAAACGAAAATGCATCTTAATGATGCTGTCTAAAAGTTGTGGTTGAGGTGCATTTTCGCCTTGTGTTGCTTGCTTTAGCTGAACACATGAAAGAATCAAAGGTTTGCCCATATATATTGCATCCACAGTTTCTTTACGCTAATTAGGCATATTGAACACAAACCCACAAACTTCTGTACTGGGATTTTCGATAACGCCGGGCTCCAACTCTTTGATGGACTTTAAAAGCCTTCATCCCAAGTACTGTACTTTCAGGCTTCCCCAGATAACAGAACTCCACGCAGGCATATAGGAAGGAAAGAACCTCCCTACATGGCATCACTCCATCACATTTTAAGTCCTCACAGTTACTAACTAAACCTTCTCCAGAAGGTTACCGAACGCAGTAATTTTACCGTTTTAGTCAGCGGTCAAAATAGAAGATTAGGGATGTCCAAtttataaagattattttatcaCATGCATGCTACGATGAGCATATTTTTTTAGATCTAAACTAAATTTACATTTGTCTAGACGCAAATCAAGATCTCCTTCCCCTAGAAGACGCTCATCTCCTGTTAGGAAAGAGAGGAAACATAGCCATTCTCGATCCCCCCACCACACAGCCAAAAGTCGCAGTGTTACACCTCCACctgtaaaaaaagaagagacaCCAGAACCAGAACCTTCCATGAAAGTAAAAGAAACATTGATCCAGGAGGCCACATCTACCAGGTAACACCACAGATAATTAATTATTTTCCTCCTGGTTTTGTAATATTAATTATGTTAAATCAGTGAAATTAGATGTTATGTCCACTGTTTAGGGCTTCAGAAATAGTAGTTGCTAAATATCCTGTTATGTAAAATAGTGTGTCCTAAAATAGCGACATAATGAGTATTATATCAGCTTTCCGCTAATTTAATATTGACTTCGTAATTTATTTTAACAGTGATATCTTGAAACTCCCTAAAATTGAGCCTATGCCGGATACTAAGGAAATATCTCCAGAAAGAGTTtccaaaaaggaaagagaaagggaaaaagaaaaggagaagcctCGTCCAAGATCTCCATCTCGATCTAGGTCAAGATCAAAGTCTCGATCACGTTCCCCATCACATTCAAGACCAAGAAGACGTCATAGATCACGATCTAGGTTAGATAGTTCAGATTCTTTCTAAAAATAGCTCACCTTATATCTAACCTTTTTAACCGTTGTAAGTGTATATTACCTTGTTAATAACTGAGAATATTAAATATATGAAGCCTTAATGCTTTCATTTATTATTCCCAAATTATcctcttggttttttaaaattatctatctatatacttATACTAGCCTTATACTTGCCTTCCTTGATGCATATTATCATAAAGCAGTTCCCTTTCTGTGCTACGCAAAGTAACATCTGGACTAGTTTGTAGCTACGGCAGGTAGGCAGGTGCTATTGCTCTTCCTTCCCTTGGAAACTTTGTAAACATTCAGTCCTATTTGGTAACTGAGTTTTTGATCATTTGTATGATTAGGTCTTATTCACCAAGAAGGCGGCCTAGCCCAAGAAGGCGCCCATCTCCTCGGAGAAGAACCCCACCAAGACGTATTCCACCTCCACCCAGGCATAGAAGAAGCAGATCTCCTGTGAGGCGGTAAGAATTTTGGGAGTTTACAGGCAACAGTCACTAACACTGAAACCTTTTGGGATTCTCCTATCCTGATCTTTGTTAGATCTTAGCTCCAGTTCCAGCAATTGTATTTCATAGAACTCCAGGTAGGAGGAAGCTATGCTACATTTTTGTTGCTTCTTATGCTACCCAAGCTTTTATGTCACTTATATTGAAAAATTGTCATTTTACAAATTTAAGATCTTGGTTTTTTCTTCATTGTTCATGTTTTAGACTGATAATAACTGTTTCTCTAACGGAATTATGTTGCAAagcatgactctaaagtgtgcaatagggttgatattcctggaggcgtctgtaatatggtaaatgacttagctttactagataaatggtcaaagcaatggaaactgcagtttaatgtttccaaatgtaaaataatgcacttggggaaaaggaatcctcaatctgagtattgcattggcagttctgtgttagcaaatacttcagaagaaaaggatttaggggtagtgatttctgacagtctcaaaatgggtgaacagtgcagtcaggcggtagggaaagcaagtaggatgcttggctgcatagctagaggtataacaagcaggaagagggagattatgatcccgctatatagaatgctggtgagaccacatttggaatactgtgttcagttctggagacctcacctacaaaaagatattgacaaaattgaacgggtccaaagacgggctacaagaatggtggaaggtcttaagcataaaacgtatcaggaaagacttaatgaactcaatctgtatagtctggaggacagaaggaaaaggggggacatgatcgagacatttaaatatattaaagggttaaataaggttcaggagggaagtgtttttaataggaaagtgaacacaagaacaaggggacacaatctgaagttagttgggggaaagatcaaaagcaacatgagaagatattattttactgaaagtgtagtagatccttggaacaaacttccagcagacgtggtagataaatccacagtaactgaatttaaacatgcctgggataaacatatatccatcctaagataaaatacagaaaatagtataagggcagactagatggaccatgaggtctttttctgccgtcagacttctatgtttctacctattCCTATCAGTTTAGTTGGAAATATTTTTGTGGCTATGCTTTTGGCAGGAGGGCTTTCAAGGAAGAATGCAAGGATTGTTTGCAATGTTGGTTAAAACCTCTTCTCTGACTTATCAGTCCATTTTCTACTGTTGCTGATAAGTGACATTTGTAAAGCTAAGACAGACAAAACAACAGTTGCATTTGCTTAGTAGAATAATAAATACAGTTTCATAGTCATATGGCCTTCTAATGAGTATTGTTCAAGGGAGAgttagtacacacacacacacactcacacggtTCTTGGGAATCATACAATCAAAGGTGGAGTCATCAACTAGATGAGAGCAACAGAATTGTTCACAGTCTCCTTTAAATGTAATGTGATGAAGTCAGCTTAGTTGCTAACTATGTTTTGTCTGGATGTTTTAATGTTTGGAAAAGGAAAAGGGCAGCTATTTTTCAGTTCCCTGATTTTGACCAAGAATAAAAACATTGTGTAATATATTAAATGTTCAGATTATCCAGTTCTTAATCCAGAGACTTTCACCATTACTAAATGGTATTTAACTTACAAGATTGATGCAACCAATAGTTCTGCATAATGTAGAAAATGAACATTCTGTTATTGGAAGTATCATACTAGAAGTTAGTAAAATCTTTATGAAACTGCAAGGCAGATCAGTCTTTGGACTAAGTTTAGAGCATATTTAATATCAACTTTAATGTTTTAGGAGGAGGAGATCATCCGCATCAATATCAGGAAGTAGTTCATCCTCATCATCTTCACGTTCTCGATCACCACCAAAGAAACCGCCTAAGAGAGTTGTCTCTAGCCCTCCCCGGAAAACAAGGAGGCTTTCTCCTTCTGCAAGCCCCCCAAGGCGAAGGCACCGGCCATCCCCACCTCCAAGTCCTCCCCCCAAACCCCGCAGGTCACCAACACCACAGCAGTCTAATCGTACAAGAAAAGTCCGTAGTTCTGTTTCTCCCAATAGGACTTCAGGTAAATGGAAGTGTTTTTGAAAATATTCCAAGCCATTATGATAATGTTTTTAACCTCAAATGCTTCTGTATTAAAGTGCTTAATTAGATATTATCTAACTTTGAAAGAAAACTGCAATCTTTCCAGTAAGATTTGCTTTCCAGGCTGCAACTTACTGTGTGGAATTGACCAGGAAATTAGACCTTTTCTGCATTTTAGCTACTTGAGTTGTATGTCACATTTTTCATAATTTGATGAAATATCTAGACTTTCTCCTAAATATTGAcaatttttaataatatgaaagCATAAATACTTCCACATGAATGTGATATAAAtgagttttaaattttgtttccttttttctttttagcatcTAAACATAAAAGTATTGAAAAGAGAGAATCTCCCTCGCCCGCACCAAAAACAAGAAAAGTTGAATTGTCAGAATCAGGTAGGTTTCAGAATGTTGCTGTACTTTGCAATGTCTGTGATAACGGGAAAAgttaaatgttgtgagccgccccgagtctacagagaggggcggcatacaaatctaataaataattaaatcaatcATTAAATGGAATTCGATAAGTTAGATCCTAATACCCATGGTAGGTACAGTTTAATAAAAATCAAATGTAAGGTCAACTCAACAACAGCAAAAGTTGCAATTAGATTTCAGTCATcatttgtgttctgtcgggctctctggtagaatcctcccaaaaattcacaggtacaaatttcagacacacacgtttgaaaattcaaaacaatgttctttataatgaaaattcacttaaacctttgaaaagtgttcggaaacttcagatcgtgcagaatgcagctgcgagagcagtcatgggcttacccaggtatgcccatgtttcaccatcactccacagtctgcattggctgccgatcagtttccggtcacaattcaaagtgttggttatgacctttaaagcccttcatggcatcggaccagaatatctccgagaccgccttctgccgcacgaatcccagcgaccgattaggtcccacagagtgggcctcctccaggtcccgtcaactaaacaatgtcggttggcgggccccaggggaagagccttctctgtggcggcaccgactctctggaaccaactccccctggagatcagaattgcccctactcttcctgccttccgtaaacttctcaaaacccacctttgccgtcaggcatggggaaactgaacatctccccctgggcccgctgaatttatgcatggtatgcttgtgtgtgtgtatgttagtatagggttttgtttttttttaaacttttcatattttaattaattggattatgtattggattgttttttcacttgttgtgagccgccccgagtcttcggagaggggcggcatacaaatccaaataataaataaataaataaataaactaagccctcttttgttatagcaaagagcactcctctccaaacaaactggtaatttatacaagtcccttatcagttcactgatacttagcttgcagctgtgaggcaattcaaagtccttctttcacaaagtgaaacacactttgctctggtttaggttcaacgcagggaaaaatcagcacacaagaagtcaaagtcaggaaagcagtcacgaaatacaacgatcagataatcctccacaatggccaaacccacaggctgctatttatagcagcctcactaatgaccacagcctcacccaaccacaggtggcctcattttcgttgataataatctctcagttgttgttgcctatgcatcactctccgcatgcgtggctgtatcattaactcttattctgaatacaaggaggagctagataattgatctccttctgagctgtctgccacactcctcctccctgtcactcatgtcttcttggtcagaggagcctttatcatcagattccacccgggggggcaaaacaggcctgcagcatgtggatgtctcccccacatccacggtgcttggggcaggagctgggccagagctaaccacaacaatttgagTTGCATAATCAAAAAGCCTAAACCAAAGGAACtaaaacttattttttattattttttatatgtatataaagGACGATCGCAGTCGGTATATATTGAGTCTCAAATTACTttattaatatgtactataattctTTCCTGTCTAATATTTAGAAGAAGACAAAGGTGGTAAAATGGCAGCTGCAGACTCCGTGCAGCAAAGACGACAGTACAGAAGGCAGAACCAGCAGTCTTCATCAGGTAAAGTATTTTATGTTCTTTTATACATATACTTGAAATAAgttgattattatttattgggttttCTTCTCGGGTCTAAACTGTAGTTTGACATAgactgagatatttttttttgtcctgaTGCAGTGAGACACTAAGTCTTACATATgagcaaatttttacttttagtGATAAGAGATAGTGGTGcatagagaaaaaaaatggaaggacATCTAATAAAGCTTTGTTCCTTGCCCAAGAATCCCAAATATATATGGATATATGAAAGCACTTCATAAAAATTACTATATCTATTTTTTTCGGGTAGTGGAGAGTAAAAGTTTTACTTGATGCCTGTCCAGCTTGTTTTCTGTTTCCTTGTTTGTCATTGCTGATGTTTTGATTCTTTGAAGAAGCAAAGACTGAAAATCCTTGTTGAACTAGTAAAAATTTATAACTGAAAATTACGTAAATAGTTGTGATCCTCCTTTTCCGTTCCACTATAACTAAAGTTCTGTATAACAAAGAACTTTAACAATCCTGAAAATATTGTTAGGAGTAGTTTCTCAACATTAAGCCTAATTTACAATTGGAGGGTCAACCAAGATTAAGCTTTAAATGGGCAGAAACATTCAATTATGCTTTTAAAATGGTTTATCAGAGCTCTTTGTACTTTTCAATACTTCATTAAATGTCTATATGATTTGAGCTGCTTGGTTTGGACCTTGTGGGGCAATTGAATACTGTAAACAGTTGAATAAGTatgcttccttccttttctatttCTAGTCTATAGGATACAATACACTGAATATTCTGCACTTCAAAGTGATATCACATTtcaatcattattatttattgtggTTCAGATTCtggttcatcatcatcatccgaaGAGGAACGACCGAAAAAGTCAAATGTGAAAAACGGTGAAGTGGGTAGACGACGGCGGCACTCCCATTCTCGCAGCCCATCTCCTTCTCCACGAAAGTGGCAGAAAGAATCTTCTCCTCGGTAACTTCCTGTTGTGTGTCCAGGCTAATTTTTTCGGTTACTAATTTATCAGGTTTCTTGACCACCTGATAAAAGCTACTGGAATTTCTGAATACATTGCATAGTTTCTGACTCAtgtcacgtcaactaaacaatgtcatttggtgggacccaggggaagagccttctctgtggcggccccgacccgttggaaccaactccccccagatatcagagtttcccccaccctccttgcctttcgtaagctccttaaaacccacctctgtcgtcaggcatgggggaattgagactttccctccccctaggcttataaaatttatgcatggtatgttagtatgtatgattggtttctaaattggagttttaaattaacttaaatattagatttgtttacattgtattattattgctgtgagccgccctgagtctgcggagaggggtggcatacaaatctgattaataaataataaataaataaataaatgtggccaCATTCACTCATCATTCTGTGTTCATGGCTAGTTTGTAAAAAATAAGCCTGTCTTGAAATATcataggtaaaggttcccctgcgCATGTGTGCTAGTCATTTCCGGCTCTAGATCGGTTTCAACTCACTCCGTtacatggcactagggattcggactgctgaactgccgacctcCTGATTGACAAGCtgagcatcttagccactgagtcacCCTTGAGATATCATGTTAAGCCATAAAACCATGATTTAAAACCCTAATGCCTGAATTCATACCTTAATGAACCATTCCATGACTATAGTTATGAACCCAGCTATTGTGTCCAGTTTTCGCTTTCATTTTAGCCATGGTAATTTTGCACCTCTGTTCCAGTCTTCTCATTTTCATAGTTTTGCTAGCAACATAAAGGGCAACTGTTTACCTTAAAAAGTGAGGGATTTGTTGCCTGCAGATATGCAACGTATATTGTAACTTGATCAGTTTTTGCCTCCTAATTGATGCTCACAAATGAATTTTTTCCTCCCTCCACTGCTGTCAGGATGCAGATGGGAAAGAGGTGGCAGTCACCAATTGTTAAAAGGTTGGTCAGCAGGTCATTCTGTTAAGAGTTAAACTTTGATGTGTTTTGAGAATGGAGCATTTACTGCTGATCTGATCACAACCACGTGTTTCCCCCTTCTAGGAAATACAGTAAAAAGATATAAGTAAATAACACAAATGGTGGCGTATAGGTGGTCATTTCCTATCAGCTTCTTTTTCTGTAACTACATGCTGGGAAGTGGAAAAAAAGGTCAAATAATTAAAGTAGAATAATGGAAGAACCAATTAATTGATCTACTTAATGTTTACTAAATTGCAAAAGTGATTAAAATATATCCCTTACACTTCTAGTCTTCATCGGTTCtataatttattcatttgattactgggcaaaagttttaaaataattttacacCAAAAAGATGGAAGGCAATTTAGATGTTAAATGCTGTAGTGAACTATAGTGAGGatcataaaatttatttattatatatcccactttcattatttcttattttttttaaaaaacaaatgttaAATTGGCACAGATAAATTGGTCCTTGGCCATATCCATCTTCTCTCTAAAGACAAAAGATCAAGATATTTTAATGTATT is part of the Erythrolamprus reginae isolate rEryReg1 chromosome 11, rEryReg1.hap1, whole genome shotgun sequence genome and harbors:
- the SRRM1 gene encoding serine/arginine repetitive matrix protein 1 isoform X4 — translated: MDAGFFRGTSAEQDNRFSNKQKKLLKQLKFAECLEKKVDMSKVNLEVIKPWITKRVTEILGFEDDVVIEFIFNQLEVKNPDSKMMQINLTGFLNGKNAREFMGELWPLLLSAQENIAGIPSAFLELKKEEIKQRQIEQEKLASMKKQDEDKDKRDKEDKENREKRDRSRSPRRRKSRSPSPRRRSSPVRKERKHSHSRSPHHTAKSRSVTPPPVKKEETPEPEPSMKVKETLIQEATSTSDILKLPKIEPMPDTKEISPERVSKKEREREKEKEKPRPRSPSRSRSRSKSRSRSPSHSRPRRRHRSRSRSYSPRRRPSPRRRPSPRRRTPPRRIPPPPRHRRSRSPVRRRRRSSASISGSSSSSSSSRSRSPPKKPPKRVVSSPPRKTRRLSPSASPPRRRHRPSPPPSPPPKPRRSPTPQQSNRTRKVRSSVSPNRTSASKHKSIEKRESPSPAPKTRKVELSESEEDKGGKMAAADSVQQRRQYRRQNQQSSSDSGSSSSSEEERPKKSNVKNGEVGRRRRHSHSRSPSPSPRKWQKESSPRRRRRSPSPPPARRRRSPSPAPPPRRRRSPSPPRRRSPSPPPRRHSPTPRRYSPPIQRRYSPSPPPKRRTASPPPKRRASPSPQPKLRVSRSPPPKQRSPPPPKRRSPSASCKHRKSPPPSRSIREPRSPLQNKRHSPSPQPRPPRTSASPPLLRRGPSSSPQRRQSPSPTSRPIRRVSRTPEPKKSKKASPPSPHSARRGSSSRSASASPEPPPKKHPAPPSPARSTSPSAHWSPVAPAKKDKSPTPSPSPVRNSDQEGGGKKKKKKKDKKHKKDKKHKKHKKHKKEKAAAAAAAAAAMAVLTPSVEEDQEKIVEPKKK
- the SRRM1 gene encoding serine/arginine repetitive matrix protein 1 isoform X5 encodes the protein MDAGFFRGTSAEQDNRFSNKQKKLLKQLKFAECLEKKVDMSKVNLEVIKPWITKRVTEILGFEDDVVIEFIFNQLEVKNPDSKMMQINLTGFLNGKNAREFMGELWPLLLSAQENIAGIPSAFLELKKEEIKQRQIEQEKLASMKKQDEDKDKRDKEDKENREKRDRSRSPRSDILKLPKIEPMPDTKEISPERVSKKEREREKEKEKPRPRSPSRSRSRSKSRSRSPSHSRPRRRHRSRSRSYSPRRRPSPRRRPSPRRRTPPRRIPPPPRHRRSRSPVRRRRRSSASISGSSSSSSSSRSRSPPKKPPKRVVSSPPRKTRRLSPSASPPRRRHRPSPPPSPPPKPRRSPTPQQSNRTRKVRSSVSPNRTSASKHKSIEKRESPSPAPKTRKVELSESEEDKGGKMAAADSVQQRRQYRRQNQQSSSDSGSSSSSEEERPKKSNVKNGEVGRRRRHSHSRSPSPSPRKWQKESSPRMQMGKRWQSPIVKSRRRRSPSPPPARRRRSPSPAPPPRRRRSPSPPRRRSPSPPPRRHSPTPRRYSPPIQRRYSPSPPPKRRTASPPPKRRASPSPQPKLRVSRSPPPKQRSPPPPKRRSPSASCKHRKSPPPSRSIREPRSPLQNKRHSPSPQPRPPRTSASPPLLRRGPSSSPQRRQSPSPTSRPIRRVSRTPEPKKSKKASPPSPHSARRGSSSRSASASPEPPPKKHPAPPSPARSTSPSAHWSPVAPAKKDKSPTPSPSPVRNSDQEGGGKKKKKKKDKKHKKDKKHKKHKKHKKEKAAAAAAAAAAMAVLTPSVEEDQEKIVEPKKETESEAEDNLDDLEKHLREKALRSMRKAQASPPS
- the SRRM1 gene encoding serine/arginine repetitive matrix protein 1 isoform X3, which codes for MDAGFFRGTSAEQDNRFSNKQKKLLKQLKFAECLEKKVDMSKVNLEVIKPWITKRVTEILGFEDDVVIEFIFNQLEVKNPDSKMMQINLTGFLNGKNAREFMGELWPLLLSAQENIAGIPSAFLELKKEEIKQRQIEQEKLASMKKQDEDKDKRDKEDKENREKRDRSRSPRRRKSRSPSPRRRSSPVRKERKHSHSRSPHHTAKSRSVTPPPVKKEETPEPEPSMKVKETLIQEATSTSDILKLPKIEPMPDTKEISPERVSKKEREREKEKEKPRPRSPSRSRSRSKSRSRSPSHSRPRRRHRSRSRSYSPRRRPSPRRRPSPRRRTPPRRIPPPPRHRRSRSPVRRRRRSSASISGSSSSSSSSRSRSPPKKPPKRVVSSPPRKTRRLSPSASPPRRRHRPSPPPSPPPKPRRSPTPQQSNRTRKVRSSVSPNRTSASKHKSIEKRESPSPAPKTRKVELSESEEDKGGKMAAADSVQQRRQYRRQNQQSSSDSGSSSSSEEERPKKSNVKNGEVGRRRRHSHSRSPSPSPRKWQKESSPRMQMGKRWQSPIVKSRRRRSPSPPPARRRRSPSPAPPPRRRRSPSPPRRRSPSPPPRRHSPTPRRYSPPIQRRYSPSPPPKRRTASPPPKRRASPSPQPKLRVSRSPPPKQRSPPPPKRRSPSASCKHRKSPPPSRSIREPRSPLQNKRHSPSPQPRPPRTSASPPLLRRGPSSSPQRRQSPSPTSRPIRRVSRTPEPKKSKKASPPSPHSARRGSSSRSASASPEPPPKKHPAPPSPARSTSPSAHWSPVAPAKKDKSPTPSPSPVRNSDQEGGGKKKKKKKDKKHKKDKKHKKHKKHKKEKAAAAAAAAAAMAVLTPSVEEDQEKIVEPKKK